The genomic window CGAacgcgctcgcgctcgcgtcgatcgccgtcgacgccttccgccgccggtgcctcgcgctccggcggccaccgccaccggcggAGCTCTGCGTACTCCTCAACGATCTCCCCGACAACGACTTCGCCACGGTGGTGAAGAGCCTCGTGGAGTTCAGGCGAAACAACGGCGACGAGCCTGTCCTCCTGACCGGCGTCGTGCCTGGCTCCTTCTACGGGAGGCTCTTCGCCGCTGAATCCCTGCATCTCGTCTGCTCGTCCAACAGCCTCCACTGGCTCTCCGAGGTCAGAAatcctaagattttttttcttctataatAAAAGTGACCTTTTTAAGACTTATTTTGAGCATATGAACCTTCTAACCATACTAACAGAGGCAAAACAACATTGTCACACTAGTTTGTCTGGCATGACAGCGTTGTTCTACCACACACCATGACTGTCGTGATAGAATAAAACTATCACGCTCGATATGGGTGGTGTAGATATTGTTATTTGTCACATCAAGTGGATTAGCGTAATTAAAAGGTTCAgaatttgaaataagttttataaaagtttatttttaaataaaaattttagaaaataataaaaaatttgaatcatACAGTACTGATCACCAGCATGCATTCTGAATTTATTATTCTTTGAGGCGAAAATTTTGTTTCAATTTCATGGCAGCAGGCTCCTGAAGATCTGAAGATGAACGGAATTCCGGCATACGACGTTGACGCGAacgtgaggagagagagacgagcCGTGGTCGTTGGGGCTTATGCACGGCAGTTCAGGAAGGATTTCATGGCGTTTCTGAAGATGAGGGCTGTAGAACTGGTCCCAGGAGGCCGAATGGTACTCTCACTTGCAGGCAGGCGATCTGTTGATCTCGCCTCCGAACTCACGCACGCATGGGAATCCACAGCCATGACCCTAAGTGACATGGTCACTATGGTAAATTTAACTGTTTTACCTTGCTAGAACTTCACCATTTGCTAACGAACAAATGATTAGTACTATCTATGGCATCCTGAGAAGCTGAGATTTTGGAGTAATTGACAGGGTGTGATTGACAAAGAAAAGTTTGAAACATTCTACATGCCGATTTACGGACCTTCCGATGAAGAGATCAGACAGATCATCCAAGAAGAAGGGTCCTTCTTGATACGGGAGATGCAGGTACCTGAACTCACGAGTGGTGCGTACAGCGCGCTGATCACCTCGGCAAGGGTAGCAAGTATGCTGAGAGCCGCATTCGAGCCCATAATTGTTCAGCATTTTGGACCGACCGGATGCGATGGAGAAGAAGGGATCATGGATGAGTTCGTGAGGACGGCGGAGCGTCGGTGGAGCTTGGAGGGCAGCTTGCAAGACGAGCTTGCACAAAACCCTCGAGGCGTTCTGCTTGTGTCCCTCGAGAAGAAGCCGTCATGACCATCCGGTagattataattataattatgtaactGCTACCTTCTGTCGACAGTAAATCCATTCTTAAATCTGGTAGATTTTATACCACTATATTGGCCGATTTTAGTTgatgaaaagaaatttttttagttgtcacatcggatatttgattGGATGTTGAAAGGGTTTTCGAACacgaattaaaaaaactaatttcataactcgcctagaaaccacgagacgaatttttgagcctaattaatccgtcattagcacatatgggttactgtagcacttatgactaatcatggactaattaggctcaaaagattcgtctcgtgatttcccctcaactatgcaattaatttttttaaactatattttaatgctccatgcatgtgtcaaagattccatgtgatgttttttgaaaaaaaattggggaactaaaccaggcctaattGATGCCCGGAGCACCCAAAAATTTCCCAGCCCAAGGACCAAGTAGGCGTGTACGgtaagaataagaaaagaagaaaaaaaaactataaatcCTAGCCTTGAAAGCATAAAAGGAAGGGTCGCGTCACCTTTCCACTCCCTCTCCGCAGTCCGCCTCTCGCGATCGTAACTGCCTAGGGTTCCTGACTTCCTGGTCACCAACAAGGATCCTCTGCAGGGCCCACACATCAACCACTGTTACTGCACCAGtagtactgcagaggatctgCACTCCCTGGTCACCTGGCTCTCTCAAACGTCGGGCGATCAATCGATCGGCGACGGACGGCAAACCTGCAGGGGCTCATGCGGCCAGCGGCGACTATTGGCGGACAACATCGACAACAACCAGGTTTAGTGTTTTGTACCAGTTGTGGTCGAAATaccgaaatttccaaaaaaaaaattgaataaaatttgatcaaatttgaacaaaatattaccaaattcatgaaaaattgaaaaaaaaataaaaatttgggccaaaataatatcgtatcgggGGTCCGATAgaaccaaaatttcagaaattttaaaaattttgatccaAAATTGTGACCCTGATCACAGCAAGCAGCGTTGCAAAGCAAGGTAGTTCGAGCTGGTCTACAAGCGAACAATGGTAGCCGATAGCAAGTTGTAAGGAAGCAAAGCAAGGAGAGGTGATTTGAGGCGCGTCAGATTAGATCTTCTAGATTTAAAACTCTCTTTTCAATTTTTAGTTTGACCCCTTCTCATATTACACTATTGTGTTGCAACATGAAAGTAGTACAGTAAGCTTCtttaatactcccttcgtttcaaaataagttatatatatattgttaatatagaTTAAGGTTTTAGGAGGACTCTCATGATGCCATTACATAATGAATGGTGTTAGAGGTGGGTGGGTGGTTGAGATTAAGATggaaataaaatataagaagtgATTAATAGGACAAATAATACTTCACATTCATTTTCTTATCTATGGTCCTCCAAAATGCTTCAGTAGTGTGGTGAAAGTAAATTTGCACTCCACTATTGcttttaatttattaatatttctTGATATTATAGGATAGTAAAATATTTGCTTCAAACAAATTGAATATTAAATAAGCAAATCAGttactaataataaaattatttttttctatagcatattataatatattttctttaactTAAATCATCCCATGAcgttaaatttctatatattcatatatgttACCATTACCAGCTTTATCTTTTTATGACCACCATgagaaatattttcataatatatgccccctctataaaaaaaaaccccaatcctag from Oryza glaberrima chromosome 6, OglaRS2, whole genome shotgun sequence includes these protein-coding regions:
- the LOC127775813 gene encoding probable jasmonic acid carboxyl methyltransferase 2 isoform X2, which translates into the protein MKYLVFSAAPSKLGKNHGIQTDGTYESRPRGNKLCSKLHSSEKLLIPSKTHLQNAEQNRMRPLIEDAIADLVCSRSMVIADLGCSSGPNALALASIAVDAFRRRCLALRRPPPPAELCVLLNDLPDNDFATVVKSLVEFRRNNGDEPVLLTGVVPGSFYGRLFAAESLHLVCSSNSLHWLSEAPEDLKMNGIPAYDVDANVRRERRAVVVGAYARQFRKDFMAFLKMRAVELVPGGRMVLSLAGRRSVDLASELTHAWESTAMTLSDMVTMGVIDKEKFETFYMPIYGPSDEEIRQIIQEEGSFLIREMQVPELTSGAYSALITSARVASMLRAAFEPIIVQHFGPTGCDGEEGIMDEFVRTAERRWSLEGSLQDELAQNPRGVLLVSLEKKPS
- the LOC127775813 gene encoding probable jasmonic acid carboxyl methyltransferase 2 isoform X3 — its product is MASKQMVHMNRGQGETSYARNSILQNAEQNRMRPLIEDAIADLVCSRSMVIADLGCSSGPNALALASIAVDAFRRRCLALRRPPPPAELCVLLNDLPDNDFATVVKSLVEFRRNNGDEPVLLTGVVPGSFYGRLFAAESLHLVCSSNSLHWLSEQAPEDLKMNGIPAYDVDANVRRERRAVVVGAYARQFRKDFMAFLKMRAVELVPGGRMVLSLAGRRSVDLASELTHAWESTAMTLSDMVTMGVIDKEKFETFYMPIYGPSDEEIRQIIQEEGSFLIREMQVPELTSGAYSALITSARVASMLRAAFEPIIVQHFGPTGCDGEEGIMDEFVRTAERRWSLEGSLQDELAQNPRGVLLVSLEKKPS
- the LOC127775813 gene encoding probable jasmonic acid carboxyl methyltransferase 2 isoform X4, producing the protein MASKQMVHMNRGQGETSYARNSILQNAEQNRMRPLIEDAIADLVCSRSMVIADLGCSSGPNALALASIAVDAFRRRCLALRRPPPPAELCVLLNDLPDNDFATVVKSLVEFRRNNGDEPVLLTGVVPGSFYGRLFAAESLHLVCSSNSLHWLSEAPEDLKMNGIPAYDVDANVRRERRAVVVGAYARQFRKDFMAFLKMRAVELVPGGRMVLSLAGRRSVDLASELTHAWESTAMTLSDMVTMGVIDKEKFETFYMPIYGPSDEEIRQIIQEEGSFLIREMQVPELTSGAYSALITSARVASMLRAAFEPIIVQHFGPTGCDGEEGIMDEFVRTAERRWSLEGSLQDELAQNPRGVLLVSLEKKPS
- the LOC127775813 gene encoding probable jasmonic acid carboxyl methyltransferase 2 isoform X1; this translates as MKYLVFSAAPSKLGKNHGIQTDGTYESRPRGNKLCSKLHSSEKLLIPSKTHLQNAEQNRMRPLIEDAIADLVCSRSMVIADLGCSSGPNALALASIAVDAFRRRCLALRRPPPPAELCVLLNDLPDNDFATVVKSLVEFRRNNGDEPVLLTGVVPGSFYGRLFAAESLHLVCSSNSLHWLSEQAPEDLKMNGIPAYDVDANVRRERRAVVVGAYARQFRKDFMAFLKMRAVELVPGGRMVLSLAGRRSVDLASELTHAWESTAMTLSDMVTMGVIDKEKFETFYMPIYGPSDEEIRQIIQEEGSFLIREMQVPELTSGAYSALITSARVASMLRAAFEPIIVQHFGPTGCDGEEGIMDEFVRTAERRWSLEGSLQDELAQNPRGVLLVSLEKKPS